Part of the Gammaproteobacteria bacterium genome, CTCCGATACTGCCCACCCACCGAAAACAACGCCTCAGTAATTTGCCCCAACGAACAATAACGCACTGTCGTCATTAATTCGGCAAAAATATTGCCATTGTTAATACACACTTCTTGCAACCGCGCTAAGGCAGTCGCCGCATGGTCAGCGTGTTGATGCTGGAAACCGCGTAAACGTTGCAATTGCGATTGTTTTTCTTCATCGGTCGAACGTGCCAATTCTAGCGTTTCCATCACCGTTTCACCTTTAGGATTACGGAACGTATTCACGCCAATAATCGGATATTCGCCACTGTGTTTTAAGTGTTCGTAGTACATTGACTCTTCT contains:
- a CDS encoding methylmalonyl-CoA mutase; the protein is MAIQLIINREWGLAKNENPNQGSFIIDELTDLVEEAVLKEFEAISERGGVLGAMETGYQRGKIQEESMYYEHLKHSGEYPIIGVNTFRNPKGETVMETLELARSTDEEKQSQLQRLRGFQHQHADHAATALARLQEVCINNGNIFAELMTTVRYCSLGQITEALFSVGGQYRRNM